The following is a genomic window from Mycobacteriales bacterium.
CGCGAAAGCCTTCTGCCGGCTGCGCTCCTACCTCGACACCGCCCGCAAACAAGGCCAACCAGCTCTGGCCGTCCTACGCATGCTCCACGACAGTGGGCCCTGGATCCCCGCCATCGCCTGAGCGGGCGGCTGAGTAGTTACCGAATATCAAGCTCCCGACGTCACTCGGTACGCGTCGTGTAGCTCCGGCCCAGCGGCGTGCGCCCGCGCCTACCGAACGTTCCGCAGCCGAGCGAAAACGGCGAATCTATCGGGTCACTCAGCGATCTTCCCCGACCGGCCAGCGCGGTGAGCGCGCTCGGGCCCACTCCGATCACAGCAGTGCCACGAACTCCTCAACCGATAGACCAGCCTGACGCAGGATCGACCGTAGTGTGCCCGGCGCCAGGTCGCGGTGCAACGGGACGACGACTGTCCGCTCAGCTCGCCGGAGCTTGACATGACTACCGCGTTGGCTGATCCGTTCAAAACCGGACTTGGATAGCGCCGCGACGACGTCAGCTCCCGAACGGACGGGGAGCGCCGGGCTCACGCAGAGAGCTCGACCGTGGCGATGATCGGCGGCTCGACTACGTCGGGAATCGGTTGGTCTTCGAAGTACAACTCGAGGGCCTCCTGCAGGTTTGCAAGCGCCTCCTCGACAGTGCTCCCCTGGCTTGTCACCTCGACCTCGAGGCAGCGCGCTACGCGCCAACCGCCCTCGTGAGTGACCGCCGCAGTGAACTGCATGGCCCCATGGTACGGCGGGTGCTCGCATCCCCCCGTGCTAACGCGGCAAACCCACCCGCAGTTTACGACGCCGGCGCTGGTGAGCTACTTCTTGGGCGCGTCGTCCGACGAGGATTTCGAGGCCAAGCTCGGGGGCGATGAGGCGCCGGATACCTCGCGACCTGACCGGGCAGGAGTCGAGCCGCTCGCGCCATCGGGGTGGGCCGAGTCGACATGGCCATGCCCGTCTGGGCTAGCCGGGTCGATCGTTCCGAGCGACCTCCGGAGCGCTTCATAGATCGACAGGCCTTGGCCCACCACACCCGCGACTGCCTGATTCACCCCCTCCGTGCCGCTGAGCACCGTCAGGTGGGAACCAGCGATCCCCTTGGCAGCCGCATCGACCAGGGCAGGCAACACGTCGATCAGCTTGTTCGCAGCAATGAGCGCCTGGTTACCGCCAGTGAGCGCATCGGCTCGGACGTTGATCGCCTCTGCCTCCGCGGCAGCGACGGCACGTTGCGCGTAGGCATCCCCGTCGGCATGGGCCTTCTTCGCTTCCGCGTCCGCCGCTGCCTGAACCTTCAGGGCGTCTGCTTCCGCCTCCGCCAGCGTGCGCCGTCGGTTGGCCTCGGCTTCGGTGTTGAGCTTGGTGGTGACTCGTCCGGCTTCAGCCAAGGTCCGTTGCTTGAATGCCTCGGCCTCGGTCGAGAGCTTCGTCGTGTCACGGTCGGCCTCGGCGAGGGTCCGCTGCTTATAGGCCGCCGCATCGGCTGGTCGACGGACCTCCGACTCGAGCTGCTTTTCGGTGAGCTGCGCCGTCCGCTCGGCGAGCTGGGTCTGCTCGGTGATGACTTCCTGGGTCGCCTTCGCCTGAGCCAAAGGGCCAGCCTGCGCCGCTCTGGCTTTGGCCTCCTCGGTCTCGGCCGCAAAGCCCGCCTGCTTGATCTCGGTGTCCCGCACGTACTGGGCTCGCAGGGCAGCTGCCTCCTGTTCGCGCTGGGTCGCCTCTTGATCGGCCTTCGCCGCCGCGATCCGGGCCTGGCTAGCTACCGCTGCGGCGTGCGGCGCGGCGATGTTGTTGATGTACCCGGTGGAGTCCTCGATCTCCTGGATCTGAAGGGAGTCCACTACGATGCCGAGCTTCTCCATCTCGCCGTGGCTGCCGTCCTTCACCTCCTGTGCCAGCCGGTCGCGCTCCCTGATGATCTCTTCCACCGTCAGGCTGCCGATGATCGAGCGAAGGTGGCCGGCGAAGATCCGACCGACTAGCTCTTCCATCCGATCTTGCTCGGAGAGAAACCGGCGGGCGGCGTTGGCAATCGACACGGGGTCGTCGCCGATCTTGAACGCCGCGATAGCGCGGATCTTGAGTCGGATGCCCTGGGTAGTGATGCATTCCTCGACGACCTCAGCCTCACGCAACGACAGGGACAGGATGCGGGCCTTCTGCTTGACGGGCAGCACGAAGCTGCCGTGTCCGGTGACGATGCGAAACTGCGTGTCCTGAGCCTTCCGTCTCGACCCCGAGATGAGAAGGGCTTCGTTAGGTGCTGGGACCTGCCAGAACAACATCGTTTTCCCCTTAGAGTCCTTGTGCCGGCCTCGTCAGACAGGCGTGACATCCACAGACCGTCCGGAACGACACTCGACCACGACGACCCTGGTGAACTTCGGGATCGGCTCATCGGAGAACGCCGCGTACGCTTCGGTGCCTCCACGCACCGGCAGCACCACCTCGCCCGGACGGTCGGGCAGGATGGGAACGGTCACATGTCCTACGGTGCCGATCAGATCTTGGTCGAGATCCTCCACCGCTGCCTATCCCTTCGAGTTCCGGCCTGAAATGTAGCCCGCGCGACGCCCGGGCGCGAAGCGGCATCACGGCCCACACTCGGTCAAGGGCGGCAGGCCACGCGAGCGTGAGCCGGCCATGGCATACACGAGTCCAACGATGTGCCGCACACCAATGCACCGACGATGCCGCCACCCGGCCGCTCGTGAACCCAGCGCAGACGCGAGCCCCCGTGGGCACAGGCAGCGCTGGACGTGCCCCCCGGGTCAGGGCAAGGCGCAGCTCGGAATCAAGCCCCGGAGGTCACCCGGTAGGCGTCGTAGACGCCCTGAACTCCGCGGACGCTGCCCAGCAGGTGGCCGAGGTGCTTGACGTCGCCCATCTCGAAGGTGAAGCGGCTCACCGCGACGCGATCCCGGGTCGTGGTCACCGACGCGGACAGGATGTTGACGTGCGCGTCGGAGAGCACCCGGGTGACGTCCGAGAGCAGCCTGGTGCGATCGAGCGCCTCGACCTGGATGGCCACGAGGAAGACCGACCCAGCGGTGGGCGCCCACTCGACCTCCACAATCCGGTCCGGCTCGTTCGACAGTGCCGACACGTTGACGCAATCCACCCGGTGAACGCTCACCCCGCTCCCGCGGGTCACGAAGCCGAGGATCTCGTCGCCCGGGACCGGGGTGCAGCAACGGGCGAGCTTCACCCAGACGTCGGTCACCCCGCGGACCACCACACCCGGGTCGTCGGTCGGCCGGACTCGTGGTTGTGAACGGGTCGGGACGGCGGTCTCGGCAAGGTCCTCGACGGCACCCTCGGGCCCCCCCATCGAAGCCACCAACCGCATGACGACCGACTGGGCGGATAGATGGCCATCGCCGACGGCGGCGTAGAGGCCGGAGACGTCGCCGTACCGCAGGTCCCGGGCCAGGGTGACGAGCGCGTCGCCGCCGAGCAGCCGCTGCAACGGCAGCCCCTGCTTGCGCATGGCCCGACTGATCGCGTCCTTGCCGCTGTCGATCGCGTCTTCGCGTCGTTCGCGCGCGAACCACTGTCGAATCTTGTTCCGGGCCCGGGCCCCGCGGACGAACGAGAGCCAGTCACGACTCGGGCCGGCGGTCTCCGACTTCGAGGTGAAGATCTCGACGACGTCGCCGTTCTCCAGCGTCGACTCGAGTGGAACCAGCCGGCCCCCGACCCGGGCGCCGATGCAGCGATGGCCCACCTCGGTGTGCACCGCGTAGGCGAAATCCACCGGGGTCGCACCCGACGGCAAGGCGATGACGTCGCCCTTCGGAGTGAATACGAAAACCTCCTGGGCGTGCAGGTCGAAACGCAGCGAGTCCAGGAATTCACCGGGGTCGGACGTCTCGCGCTGCCAGTCCAGAAGCTGGCGCAGCCAGACCATGTCGCGCTCGCCCGGCCCGTTGGCGGTGCTCGGCGCCCCACCGCCGGTGACCTCCTTGTACTTCCAGTGCGCGGCGATGCCGTACTCCGCCCGGCGGTGCATCTCAGCGGTGCGGATCTGGATCTCGACCGGCTTTCCTTCGGGTCCGATCACGGTCGTGTGCAGCGATTGGTACATGTTGAACTTGGGCATCGCGATGTAGTCCTTGAACCGGCCGGGGACCGGGGACCACAACGCATGGATCGTGCCGAGCGCCGCGTAGCAATCGCGGACCGACTCGACAAGAACCCGGATCCCGACCAGGTCGTAGATGTCGGCGAAGTCCCGGCCGCGGACGATCATCTTCTGGTAGATCGAGTAGTAGTGCTTGGGTCTACCGGTGACCGTGGCTTTGATCTTCGCGGTGCGCAGCTCGCTACCGATCCGGTCGACCACGGTGGCAAGGAACTCGTCCCGGGACGGGGCCCGCTCGACGACCAGTCGGCCGATCTCGTCGAAACGCTTGGGGTACAGCGTGGCGAAGGAGAGGTCCTCGAGCTCCCACTTGATCGTGTTCATCCCGAGCCGATGCGCGAGCGGGGCGTAGATCTCGAGCGTCTGTCGGGCGGTCCGCTGCTGCTTGTCGGGGGGCAGGTGGGCGATGGTGCGAACGTTGTGCAACCGGTCGGCGAGCTTCAGCACGAGGACCTTGGGGTCGCGCGCCATCGCCACGACCATCTTGCGAATCGTTTCGGCCTCGGCGACGTCGCCGTATTTCACCTTGTCGAGTTTGGTGACGCCGTCGACCAGTTCGGCGACGCCCTCGCCGAACTCGCGGCGAATCTCTTCCAGGCTGAGCGTCGTGTCCTCGACCGTGTCGTGCAGCAGCGCCGCGACGACGGTGTCGACGGGCATGCCGAGCTCGGCCACGATGGTCGCCACGGCGACCGGATGCGTGATGTAGGGATCGCCGCTGCGCCGCAGCTGGCCAGCATGGCAGCGTTCGGCGACCTCGTAGGCGCGGTGGACCGGTCGAAGGTCGACCTTCGGGTGGGTGATCCGAAGTTCCTTGATCAGCGGGTCGAGGATCGGCGTTCCGGCATTCTTCGCCGGTCCGAGCCGGGCCAATCGGCTGCGGACCCGTCGGGCGGTCGCCGATGGGGCATCCGTCGGGTCCGCCGGAACCAGGCTTTCGGCCAGCGGGTTGTCGATCGGCACGACGTCCGGCACGCACCGCTCCTCGGGCTGCAGGGCTCTACCCGAGCATAACGACGGGCCGGCCCCGGACCTTCCGGATGTCGCTCAGATCGAGAGCAGCGCGTGGACATTCGACGCAGGTAGCGCCCGACGTCCCTCGAGGGTGCGCAGCTCGAGCAGCACGCTGACCCCGAGCACCTGTCCGCCGGCTCGTTCCACCAGCCCGGCGGCGGCAGCAGCGGTCCCGCCGGTGGCCAGGACGTCGTCGACGATGAGCACCCGGTCCCCCGGGCCGAACGCGTCCCGGTGCACCTCGAGCGTCGCCGTGCCGTACTCGAGCGCGTAGTCCGCGTCGAGGGTCG
Proteins encoded in this region:
- a CDS encoding bifunctional (p)ppGpp synthetase/guanosine-3',5'-bis(diphosphate) 3'-pyrophosphohydrolase is translated as MDNPLAESLVPADPTDAPSATARRVRSRLARLGPAKNAGTPILDPLIKELRITHPKVDLRPVHRAYEVAERCHAGQLRRSGDPYITHPVAVATIVAELGMPVDTVVAALLHDTVEDTTLSLEEIRREFGEGVAELVDGVTKLDKVKYGDVAEAETIRKMVVAMARDPKVLVLKLADRLHNVRTIAHLPPDKQQRTARQTLEIYAPLAHRLGMNTIKWELEDLSFATLYPKRFDEIGRLVVERAPSRDEFLATVVDRIGSELRTAKIKATVTGRPKHYYSIYQKMIVRGRDFADIYDLVGIRVLVESVRDCYAALGTIHALWSPVPGRFKDYIAMPKFNMYQSLHTTVIGPEGKPVEIQIRTAEMHRRAEYGIAAHWKYKEVTGGGAPSTANGPGERDMVWLRQLLDWQRETSDPGEFLDSLRFDLHAQEVFVFTPKGDVIALPSGATPVDFAYAVHTEVGHRCIGARVGGRLVPLESTLENGDVVEIFTSKSETAGPSRDWLSFVRGARARNKIRQWFARERREDAIDSGKDAISRAMRKQGLPLQRLLGGDALVTLARDLRYGDVSGLYAAVGDGHLSAQSVVMRLVASMGGPEGAVEDLAETAVPTRSQPRVRPTDDPGVVVRGVTDVWVKLARCCTPVPGDEILGFVTRGSGVSVHRVDCVNVSALSNEPDRIVEVEWAPTAGSVFLVAIQVEALDRTRLLSDVTRVLSDAHVNILSASVTTTRDRVAVSRFTFEMGDVKHLGHLLGSVRGVQGVYDAYRVTSGA
- a CDS encoding SPFH domain-containing protein; the encoded protein is MLFWQVPAPNEALLISGSRRKAQDTQFRIVTGHGSFVLPVKQKARILSLSLREAEVVEECITTQGIRLKIRAIAAFKIGDDPVSIANAARRFLSEQDRMEELVGRIFAGHLRSIIGSLTVEEIIRERDRLAQEVKDGSHGEMEKLGIVVDSLQIQEIEDSTGYINNIAAPHAAAVASQARIAAAKADQEATQREQEAAALRAQYVRDTEIKQAGFAAETEEAKARAAQAGPLAQAKATQEVITEQTQLAERTAQLTEKQLESEVRRPADAAAYKQRTLAEADRDTTKLSTEAEAFKQRTLAEAGRVTTKLNTEAEANRRRTLAEAEADALKVQAAADAEAKKAHADGDAYAQRAVAAAEAEAINVRADALTGGNQALIAANKLIDVLPALVDAAAKGIAGSHLTVLSGTEGVNQAVAGVVGQGLSIYEALRRSLGTIDPASPDGHGHVDSAHPDGASGSTPARSGREVSGASSPPSLASKSSSDDAPKK
- a CDS encoding type II toxin-antitoxin system HicB family antitoxin, yielding MQFTAAVTHEGGWRVARCLEVEVTSQGSTVEEALANLQEALELYFEDQPIPDVVEPPIIATVELSA